CTGCTATTGAGTTTGCAGTTTCAGTTCTAAATGTAAAAAATATTATTATTTGTGGACACTCTCATTGTGGAGCATGTAAAGCACTGTATGATGATATTTCTGATGATTCTAAAATGGTTCACGTAAGAGTATGGCTAGAACTTGGTCAAGAAGCTAAACAAAGAACTATAAAAAGTCAAAAATTTGAAACATTAGAAGAAAAATATAGGGCAACTGAAAGAAACTCTATTAGAAATCAACTTGAAAATTTATTAACTTACCCAGAAGTAAAAAAAAGATTTGATAATAAAGAAATCTTAATTCATGGCTGGTATTATGATATAGAAACTGGGAATATCGACTTTTATGATAAAAATGAAGATAATTTTAAACCATTAAAGGAATTTACAATATGAGTGAAACAGAAGTAAGAAAAATACCTAAAAAAACTGTGATTATTATAGGAGTTTTAATTATTTTGGCTATAGTGGGATATTTATTAATAACACTATCAAGGGACGCTAAAATAAAAGAAGTTTTAAATTCACTTGGTTATACAAATATAAGTAAAGTCGTAGTATACAATGTTTCACAAGTTGAAGATAAAAATACAAGAGTACAAAGTAAGCTATTTAAACTTAGTTTTAATAATGATGAAACAAAACAAGAGTGCTTTGGTCTTATAAATGAACATAATGGAAAATTTAAAAAAGAAATAGAGTGTAAATAAAATGAGTATTATAGAAAAATTAGAAAGAAATGAAAGATTAAATTACGAAGAAGCATTGGAACTATATGATTTAGATTTATTTGTTCTAGGGAAATATGCAAATAAATTAAGAGAAGAAAAACATGGTAAAAAAAGTTATTTTAATATAAATAGACATATAAATCCAACAAATATCTGTAAAGATGTATGCCAATTCTGTGCATATAGTGCAAGTAGAAAAAATCCAAAGCCTTATACTTTAAAACATGAAGAGATTATGGAAGTTGTTAAAAACTCCTCATTAAATGGTATAAAAGAAGTACATATAGTATCTGCCCATAATCCCCAAACTGGATTAGAGTGGTATTTAGAGATTTTTAAAAAAATAAAAACTGCTTATCCTAATATTCATGTAAAAGCTTTAACAGCAGCAGAAATCCACTTTTTAAGTGAAGAGTATAATAAAAGTTATGAAGAAATAATTGATTTGATGGTTGAATATGGTGTTGATTCAATGCCAGGTGGTGGAGCTGAAATCTTTGATGAGAAGGTTCGAAAAAGAATCTGTGGTGGGAAAGTTACATCACAACAATGGCTTGATATCCATGAACTATGGCATAAAAGAGGTAAAAAAAGTAATGCTACTATGCTTTTTGGACATATAGAAACAAGAGAACACCGAATCGACCACATGCTAAGATTAAGAGACTTGCAAGATAGAAGTGGTGGTTTTAATGCCTTTATTCCACTTGTTTACCAAAAAGAGAATAATTTCTTAAAAGTAAAAAATTTCCTAACAGGCCAAGAGATATTAAAAACTATGGCTATTTCTAGAATTTTACTTGATAATATTCCTCATATAAAAGCTTATTGGGTAACTTCTACTGTAAAATTAGCTCTTGTAGCTCAAGAGTTTGGAGCAAATGACTTAGATGGAACAATAGAAAAAGAATCAATTCAAAGTGCAGCAGGAGCAGCAAGTGCAAATGGTCTACCTATTGGTTCATTTGTTGATTTGATTAAAAATTCTGGATTTATACCAGTTGAAAGAGACTCAATTTATAACGAATTAAAAGTTTGGTAAACTATTTATTTTGATTGAATTGAAGTCCAAAATCAACTTCAATACTTGAGTCTTGATTTTTCAAAAATATTATTGGATAAGATACATTTATTGAGTATAACTCCTTATTTAGATTGCTCAATAAATTAAAAAACTCTATAGGTGAATTTATTACCATATTCACCCTATAGTTATATGTTGAAATATTTAAATTAAATGTTGAATCATATATTAATACCGCACTTTTTGGCAATATTATTTTCAACTGATCACTTACTCTTTTTACAGGCATAAATCCATCACTTATATACTCTGGAAGTGCTGCATTATATATCTTACTTGTATCAATTTCAACTGGGTCGCTATTATATATACTTACATCAAGAGCAATATTTTTTGAATCTTTTACTTGTATATTTGAGTACTTATAAAATTTTAAAAGTTTAGGCTGTATGTCTTTAATATAAGAATCAGGAGTTAGCATTTTACCTGTAATCGTTGAATTATCACTTTTTACTTCTAAGCTGTCTACTACCATATCATAAGGAATAGCATTTAATAAAACAACAATGTCATCCCTTATTTGATTATTTGCATTTATGTGATTTGGCAAAGGGTATTTTTTTTCAACAACTATTTTTTTAGGTTCTTCTTTTTTAGTCATTTTTATTTGTTGAACAATATTGATAACCTTATCTTTGTAATAAATCCCAGAACCTGTTAATGCCAATAAAAATACCAACAATAATACAATCCATTTAGTTGATGATTTACCTTTTTTAACTCTTGGTTTCACATAACTTTGTAATAGTCTATTAGGACCTCTTGAGAGCTCATAAATAGAATCTTTTAGTGAAATATAGTGATAATGAGTACTTATCATTATATCGTCTTCTAATTGCTGGATTTGTTCATCACTTAGTTGTTTAATTGTGTACAAGATATCTATTTTATCTACAAAACACTCACTTTTATTAGTATAAAACTCTTTAAGTGTTTTAGAAATAAAATTCTGTAATTCTAAAAAATAAACTTCATCATAAAGTTTTTGACCCAATACTTCTGATTCATAAAATCTAGAATCTTTTATATCTTTAAACTCAGGAACTTTTTGTATTTTATTAAAAACAATTTTATTTAGCTCATTTACGATTACAATATAAATATAATCGCTAACAGTTAAAACAACTAGTGTATTAGAAGTTGGATTTTGCTCTAAATGAAGATTTAATACTTGAAAAGGAGAAAATACATAGTCTAATCCAGTAAACTCAAAATAGTGTTCTACTTCAAAAAGTTTCTCTTTTTTTACAACTACATCAAAACTATTGTTTAGTTGAACTTTTGTATATTCCAATAGCTTTTTATTGGTTTTATTGATTATCTTTTCATCTTGGCATAAACATAAAGTTGAAATAAAAGTTTTAGGAATTGATTCTTGCCATTGATTTATTTTTTGTGCAATATCTCTTGAAAGTGTCTCGTCATGGGTTATAAAAGTTGATTCTTCTGTTTTATCTAAATCTTCATTTTTAAGTTTTTTAAAGTCAATTTTTAATTGTGTATCATATTTTAAAATACTTATATATTGAGAATTTTTTGCAAACATAAAAACCTCTTTTATTTCATTGCATTAACTAAAAGTTTATTTTGTATAAACTCTTTAGCTTGGGGCATATCTAACTCAGATACACTAAACGGCTCACTCACATAAAAATCTATCACACCAAATGGTTTTGGAATAATAAACTTATCCCAAGAATTAAATTGCCAATATTTACTTGGCTTACAATTGAATGCTAAAATTTTAGCATCTGTTTTCTTATGAATTGCTACTATTCCATCAGCAACAGAAAATCTAGGCCCTTTTGGACCATCAGGAGTAATTGCAATATCATCTCCACCTTTTAACTCTTTTATTGCACCAATTAAAGCTTTAGTTCCACCTCTAGTACTTGATCCTCTAATAGAATAAATTCCTAAGTACTCAACAGTTTTAGTAATAGCTTCTCCATCTTTATGGTCACTTATCATGGCACTTACTTTACCTTTTGGTTTAAGTTTTTGATAATTAAAAGGTTGCATTAAAAGTTCACCATGCCAAAAAGAGACAATATAAACATCATCTTTTAACTCTTTTGGATGGTGAAAATTCTTTTTATTTGTTAAATATACAAATCTTACAAATAGTTGCAAAAAAAATGGCACAATTCGTGTTACAAAAAAAAGCTTCATTCGCTTATTACTTCACCTTTTAATGCCGTTCTACTTGCATCATTTATTTTTACTTTTACAAATTTTCCAAGAAGTTCATCACTTCCTTTTACAAAAACTTGACACCAATTATCTGTAAATCCACAAACCTCACCATCTGACTTTAAGTTTTCTACTAAAATCTCAACAGTTTTCCCAATATGTGAATTCATATGTTCAACTAAATGTTCTTTATGTAAGTCAATAACTTTTATTAATCTAGCACCTGCAATTTCATCATCTATTTCTTGATCTTTTAAGGCTAAGGCTGCTGTATTTGGACGAGGAGAATATTTGAAGTTAAATATTTGATCAAATTTAACCTTTTCTATTACATCCATAGTATCTTCAAAATCTTCTTGTGTTTCCCCTGGAAAACCAACAATAATATCAGTTGTAATTCTAACATTTGGTACAAGTCTTCTAATTTTTTCTGCCCTATTTAAGAACCACTCTTTTGTGTATCCTCTTTTCATAGCTTTTAAAATAGAAGTGGAACCACTTTGTAGTGGCATGTGGATGCATTTACTAATTTTAGGATTGCTAGAAAACTCTTCAATAAACTCATCATCCATATGTAAAGGATGGGGAGATGTAAATCTTATTCTTCTTAAGCCCTCTATTTTAGATATCTCTTGTAAAAGTTTTGTAAAAGTTGTTTTTGCTCTTTTATCTGAAAATCTTCTTCCATAAGAGTTAACATTTTGCCCTAAAAGCATAACTTCTACGGCTCCTTTGTCCACATCTTTTTGGATTTGTTGAACAATCATTTCAGGTGGGATAGATATCTCATCACCCCTTGTTGCTGGAACAATACAATATGTACACTCTTTATCACACCCAATTGAGATGTTTACAGAAGTTTTATACATCGAAGTTTCACTTCTAGCAAACTCATAAGTACTGTCGTCATTTTCAATTGAAATTTCGACAGCACCTTTTACATCAATAATATCTTTTATTTTTGAAATATTACGTGCACCCACAACAAAATCAACATAAGGAGCTCTTTTAATAATATCTTTTCCTAAATGTGATGCCGTACAACCACAAACACCAATTTTAGCTCCATCTTTTTTCTTAGCATTAAACTGCCCTATTTCCGAAAAAAGTTTTTGCACTGGCTTTTCTCTTACTGAACAAGTATTGATAATAATAAGATCTGCATCTTCCATATTATCAGTTGTTTTATAATCTTTATACTTTTCTAGCTCAGCAATTATGTGTTGACTATCAGTATCATTCATCTGACAACCAAGCGTTTGTATAAATAATTTTTTAGATTCTTCTTTACTCATTATAATTTCACTTTAGAATTAAAGTGCATGTACCTCATACATATACTCATCCTCAGCTAAACCGTATTTTACTTCTCTAAAATATACATTGAACCCTTCACCTTCTAAGCCATCTACTAATGCCATCATATCTTTATGTGAATTATCTTTATCAAAATAAAATATTTTTTCCCCAAGCTCTTTTAACTCTTCGACTATCTTATCAATTTTTACTTTTTTTGGTTTTTCATTCAATTCGTTTCTTGCGAACAATAATTCCATTTCTATAAGCCTTTTATGTTTAAATTTAACTATATATTTTATCTTAAAGTTACTTTTATTTTTATAAAAGAAGTTTTAGATATAATATTGTTCTACATTCACATTGAAAATCACAAAATTTTAGTTCAATGTTAAAAAAAGGTTATAAATGGATAAGATAATTGATATATTAGATTCTATTGCTTATGAAAAAGGGATTAAATCTGAGCATGTTGAAACTGCGTTAAAAGAGGCATTAATTAAAACTGGTGAAAAAATGGTTGACCATACTTTAATTTTTGATGCAGAAATTGATAGAAAAAATAAAAGACTAAAACTTTTTCAAAAAATTGAAGTTATAAAAGATGATGACAAAAGACTTCAAGGTGAAGAAGTTGATCAATATAACAACATTATAAACCCTGAAAATTTTATTGCTTTAAGCGAAGCAAAAGAGATTGATGCAGACTTAGATATTGGAGATTTTTTAGATTATGATTTAGAGTTTGAAAATATGGGAAGAAATGCTGCAACAATTCTTCATAATAATTTTGAATACAGACTTCAAAGATATATAGAAGAAAATCTAGTATCAAAATATAAATCTAAAATCGGAAAAATCATCAACGGATCAGTTACAAGAGTTGATAGAGCTGAAAATACTTTTGTTGAAATTGGCGAAGTAAAAGGTATGCTTACTAGAAAAAGCAGAATAAAAGGTGAAACTTTTAAAGTTGGTGATAACTTAAAAGCTGTTGTAAAAGCTGTAACAATTGATAAAACAAATGGTTTAATTATTGAATTATCAAGAACAAGTCCAAAATTCCTTGAAGCACTTTTAGCCCTAGAAGTTCCTGAACTAAAAGATGAAAGAATCACAATAGAAGCAAGTGCTAGAATCCCAGGTAGTAGAGCTAAGATAGCACTTTCTACTATGGATCCTCAAATAGATCCTATTGGTTCTGTTGTTGGTGTTAAGGGTGTTAGAATAACAGCAGTTAGTCAACAATTACATGGGGAAAATATTGATTGTGTTGAATATTCAACTATTCCTGAAATGTTTGTAGCACGTGCTTTAAGTCCAGCTATTATTAAAAGTGTTCAAATTATTAAATCTGAAAAATATGATGAAAAAGATAAAGCAATTGTTACAATCTTAAGTGACCAAAAATCAAAAGCGATTGGAAAATCAGGTTTAAATATTAGACTTGCTTCAATGCTTACAAAATGTGAAATTGAACTTGTTGAAATTGGTGATAATACACAAAGTGCTGAAGGTTCAACAGAAATTCCAAATGATGAAAAAAGAAAAGATACTTCAGAATTAGAGGCTTTATTTAAATAATGGACAAAATATTCATTTATGACTCTGTAAAAAAAGAGAAAGTTTTATTTGAACCAATAGTTGAAAACCAAGCGAAAATATACGTTTGTGGACCAACAGTTTATGATGATTCCCATCTTGGACATGCCAGAAGTGCAATAGCTTTTGACATGTTACATAGAGTCTTAAAGGCAAATGGTCTTAATGTAACTATGACAAAAAATTTCACAGATATTGATGATAAAATCATAAAAAAAATGAATGAATCATCAAGATCTTTAGAAGATATAACAACTCAATATATAAATGCATACAAAGCTGATATGCACTCACTTAATATCTTAGACAATACCCTTGAACCAAAAGCAACCCAAAACCTTGAAGCCATGATAGAGATGATAAATGACCTAATCTCTAAAGACATTGCATATATAATCGATGATGGTGTTTATTTTGATGTATCAAAAGATAACTCTTATGGAAATATTTCAAAAAGAGCAAGTGATGAAAACTCAATTGCTAGAGTTGAAGTAAATACTCAAAAAAGAAATTCATCTGATTTTGCCCTATGGAAGTTTGAAAAAGCAAATGATGTATCATATGAAGCTAGCTTTGGAAAAGGTCGTCCAGGATGGCATATAGAGTGTAGTGCTATGATTCAAAAGCATTTAGCATACAAAGATAAAGATTATCAAATAGATATTCATGGAGGTGGTGCTGATTTACTTTTCCCTCACCATGAAAATGAAGCTGCACAAACTAGATGTTCTTCACATAAAGAATTGGCAAAATATTGGATGCACAATGGTTTTGTAACTATTGATGGAGAAAAGATGAGTAAATCACTTGGAAACTCTTTTTTCCTTAAAGATATTTTGAAATCTTATAGTGGTGAAGTTGTAAGATTTTATTTACTAACAGCTCATTATAGAACAGATTTTAACTTCAACGAAGAGGATTTAATCTCATCTAAAAAAAGACTTGATAAATATTATAGAGTGAAAAAAAGAGTTTATGGAAGTGCTGCATCAGCTGCAAATAGCGAATTTAAAGCAAAAGTTTTAAATGCTTTAAATGATGACATAAATAGCTCAAAAGCTATCTCTATAATTGATGATATGATAAATAATGCAAATGATAAATTAGACAAAAACCCAAAAGATAAAAATCTAAAAAAAGAGTTAATTGCAAACTTTGAATTTATAAATGAGATTTTAGGAATATGTTTTAATGATGCCTATGAATACTTCCAGTTTGGCATAAATGAAGATACAAAAAACAAAATAGAAGAACTAATAAACAAACGAACTGAAGCTAAAAAACAAAAAGATTTTGCCACTGCTGATAGTGTTAGAGATGAACTAATAGCCTTAGGAATATCTGTTATGGATACGCCAAATGGTGTGGTTTGGGAGAAGTTATAAACTTCTTCTAAACCCTATAATCAACACTGCTAATAACTCCCGCTTCACCATTTTCTTTCAAAAACATTGAACTTTGTCCTCCATTTACTGAAGATACATTTGCTAAGTAAATTGCTCCAATTCCTGAATTAGCTAAAGTTACTAGTGAACTTTCACCATTTGCTTTCTTTTCCCAAACTCTTAAGTCATTGAAAACAGAATCATTTTCATCAATCCAACCATTTCCATCTTCATCATATTTGCTTAATTCTTTGAAGCCATCATCTGTATTTACACCAAAAAGTTCACTTCCATCATCAACTTTATTATTTCCATTTTTATCTATTGCTAAATAACTTGCATTATTCTGTAGTTTTGATATATCATTACTGTTCTTATCTTTATTTACATCAAATTCAAAGCCCATATCTCTTGGTACTTCACTTGTATCTCTTCCATCTTTTTTCATATCAATAGAAAATGGATTATCTCCTTTTCCATAGGCATTTATTTTGGTTTCATTTCTTTTATAAAACTCATTTGAATAAGAAAGACTAAGATTTATTTTAAACTCTCCATTTGATGTTTTTATAGTAGCTTGTGAACTAAAATCAATAGTTGTCTTTTCATAATACTCTTCTACACTTTCATATGAAAATCCCCAATCTTGGTTAGTACCCTTTGAGTATGGATTATCTGGCACATCAATTTTACTAGAAGAATCATTTGGGTACAAACTAATTTTTTGATTACCTTGCAATAAATTATTTAATAATTGTTCTATTATTCTTTTTTTAATTGTATCTGCAACAGATAAATCTGCTTCACTATTAAAGACCAATTTTTTAGGATCAATATTTACTGACAAATCTTTATTATCATCTGGATTTTCTGTTTTTGTAAAAGAACTAGCGCTTGTATGTTTCTCATATTTTTGTACAAAAGAACTACTTGCTTGTAAATTTACTTCGTATGAGTCTATTTTCATCTTCAATCCTTTTATCTATATTTAAGAATTGTACAATGCTTATCATTAATATTTCGTTAAAAAAACTTTTTAGTTTATGTAGAGTTTTGGGCATAAAAAAAGGAAAGAAGATAAACTTCTTTCCTTTTTTAAAGTGTTAACTAATACTTATCTTGCGTATGCAGCATCAGTAAGGTTTTTAGTATCAACAATATATGGAACTAATGCCATATGTCTAGCTCTTTTGATTGCTAATTCTACCATCTCTTGAGCTCTTTTAGAATTTCCAGTAAGTCTTCTAGGCATAATTTTACCTCTTTCACTCATAGAAATTTTTAAGATTTCAGTGTTTTTATAATCAATGAAATCAATTTTCATCTCAGTATATTTACAATATTTTTTTCCGTATTTTCTTCTCTCAGCCATTTTATTATCCTCTTTCTAGAACGGTATTTCGTCTTCGTCTATATCGATTTCTGGTATTTTATAACTGCTGTTTTCAGTTGTAGTTTTAATACCACCTTGAGCGTAGCTGTTTTGAGCTGGTTGCTGCGGTTGATTGTACTGATTACTAGCTGGTTGTTGAGTTTGTGGTTGAGAATACTCACCTTCATACCCAGTATTAGCACCATTTTGTGAATCAGATTTTGAATCTAACATTTTCATCGTATCAACTCTTAAAGAGTGTCTACTTCTGTTAGTTCCATCTTGTGCAGTCCATTGTTCAAAAACAAGTCTTCCTTCTAATAATACTTTAGAGCCTTTTCGTAAATATTGATTGGCAACCTCAGCACTTCTATTAAATATGTTGAAATCTAAAAAACAAACTTCATCTTTCTTTTCACCAGTACTAGTCTTATAATTATAAGATGTTGCAATTGCACCTTTTGCTATTGCTGCACCACTTGGTAAATATCTCAATTCAATATCTCGTGTAAGATTTCCTATCATAACTACTTTATTATACATTTACGGCTCCTTTTATAAAATTATGCCTTTGCAGCAGACTTTTTAGCTGCTTCATCACTTAGTTTAGTCCAAGCAGTAACTTCTTTTTTACTCTCATATTTAATGAAAATAAATCTAATGATGTTTTCATTAATTCTATAATTTCTTTCTAATTCTAAGATAGAAGTTGTTGGTGCTCTAAAGTACATTACATAGTAATGACCTCTTTTATGTTTCTCGATTTCGTAAGCTAGTTGTCTAGTTCCCATATCATCAAAAGATACGATTTCTCCACCATTTTTCTCGATGTTAGCTTTCACTAACTCAATCTGTGCTACAGTTTCTTCTTCAGTCATTGTAGGCTTTACAATAAACATTGTTTCATAATGTTTTATTCTTGACATTCATTCTCCTTTTAGTTTTCGCCGGTATTATTAAAAATATCAGCAAGGTTTTTGTAAAGTCTGAGATTTTATCTAAGTTTGTCTGAAAATTTTCTTAGACTTGCTTGAATATATGCATTATGGTCTGGAATTTTTGAACTTTTTAAATCCAATTCCAAATCATTTAGAAAATTAAACAACTCTAAAAAGAGTTCTGGCTTTATTTTTATAGCTAATTTTGTCTTCTTTTCCCAAATATTTTGGGGAGGAATATATCCTAATATCTCTTTAGGATTTGGAGTTCCTATTGTTCTTGAATATGAACTTATCATAAAAAGTTGATGTAAAAAAGCTCCAATTTGAGTTAATAAATTTATCTCATTCATTCCCTCTTCAAGTAAGAAATGCAAATCTCTTTTTACTAATTGTCCACTTAATAAATTAAACAAAAAATCTTCTAAGGAGACTGATCCAATACCAAAACAATGAATTTCAACAAGTTTTGAAGAGATAGATTCTTCATTTAAAATAGCTAATTTTTTTAAGTCATTTACACTCAAGTTCAAATCACTTCTATGCATAAAATACAAATGATTTAAAGCAGATACTTCATACTTCAACCCCAAAGCTCTAGCCTCAGTTTCAAGTATTTGAATAGCTTCTCCTGGATATGGGGTAAACATTCTTACGCTTACACTATTGTTTTTAGTTGTAAAATATCCACCCATAGTTTTAAAATCACCATCACCCATGCACGCAAATATTACTTTTGAGTCTTTATTTATATTACAAGCTTCTATTAACTCTGTAGTCTCATTTTTATTTAGTTTTTTATTTAATTTTATAAGCAAAATATTTCTACTTGCAAAAAGAGATGATTGTAAAAGTTTATTTTTCACATATTTAAAATCAAAATCATCAAAATAGACTTTTTCTATCTCTTCTCCAGCTGCAACACTCGTAGCTACAAGATTTGC
This portion of the Arcobacter nitrofigilis DSM 7299 genome encodes:
- a CDS encoding carbonic anhydrase, which gives rise to MNTIKRLIMGNEKFKKEYFPYFEKDLKESVQLGQRPEVLFIGCSDSRVTPELMLDTQPGDMFILRNVGNFVPPYKHDEDFHGSAAAIEFAVSVLNVKNIIICGHSHCGACKALYDDISDDSKMVHVRVWLELGQEAKQRTIKSQKFETLEEKYRATERNSIRNQLENLLTYPEVKKRFDNKEILIHGWYYDIETGNIDFYDKNEDNFKPLKEFTI
- the mqnE gene encoding aminofutalosine synthase MqnE translates to MSIIEKLERNERLNYEEALELYDLDLFVLGKYANKLREEKHGKKSYFNINRHINPTNICKDVCQFCAYSASRKNPKPYTLKHEEIMEVVKNSSLNGIKEVHIVSAHNPQTGLEWYLEIFKKIKTAYPNIHVKALTAAEIHFLSEEYNKSYEEIIDLMVEYGVDSMPGGGAEIFDEKVRKRICGGKVTSQQWLDIHELWHKRGKKSNATMLFGHIETREHRIDHMLRLRDLQDRSGGFNAFIPLVYQKENNFLKVKNFLTGQEILKTMAISRILLDNIPHIKAYWVTSTVKLALVAQEFGANDLDGTIEKESIQSAAGAASANGLPIGSFVDLIKNSGFIPVERDSIYNELKVW
- a CDS encoding lysophospholipid acyltransferase family protein, whose protein sequence is MKLFFVTRIVPFFLQLFVRFVYLTNKKNFHHPKELKDDVYIVSFWHGELLMQPFNYQKLKPKGKVSAMISDHKDGEAITKTVEYLGIYSIRGSSTRGGTKALIGAIKELKGGDDIAITPDGPKGPRFSVADGIVAIHKKTDAKILAFNCKPSKYWQFNSWDKFIIPKPFGVIDFYVSEPFSVSELDMPQAKEFIQNKLLVNAMK
- the miaB gene encoding tRNA (N6-isopentenyl adenosine(37)-C2)-methylthiotransferase MiaB — translated: MSKEESKKLFIQTLGCQMNDTDSQHIIAELEKYKDYKTTDNMEDADLIIINTCSVREKPVQKLFSEIGQFNAKKKDGAKIGVCGCTASHLGKDIIKRAPYVDFVVGARNISKIKDIIDVKGAVEISIENDDSTYEFARSETSMYKTSVNISIGCDKECTYCIVPATRGDEISIPPEMIVQQIQKDVDKGAVEVMLLGQNVNSYGRRFSDKRAKTTFTKLLQEISKIEGLRRIRFTSPHPLHMDDEFIEEFSSNPKISKCIHMPLQSGSTSILKAMKRGYTKEWFLNRAEKIRRLVPNVRITTDIIVGFPGETQEDFEDTMDVIEKVKFDQIFNFKYSPRPNTAALALKDQEIDDEIAGARLIKVIDLHKEHLVEHMNSHIGKTVEILVENLKSDGEVCGFTDNWCQVFVKGSDELLGKFVKVKINDASRTALKGEVISE
- a CDS encoding HP0268 family nuclease, translated to MELLFARNELNEKPKKVKIDKIVEELKELGEKIFYFDKDNSHKDMMALVDGLEGEGFNVYFREVKYGLAEDEYMYEVHAL
- the nusA gene encoding transcription termination factor NusA produces the protein MDKIIDILDSIAYEKGIKSEHVETALKEALIKTGEKMVDHTLIFDAEIDRKNKRLKLFQKIEVIKDDDKRLQGEEVDQYNNIINPENFIALSEAKEIDADLDIGDFLDYDLEFENMGRNAATILHNNFEYRLQRYIEENLVSKYKSKIGKIINGSVTRVDRAENTFVEIGEVKGMLTRKSRIKGETFKVGDNLKAVVKAVTIDKTNGLIIELSRTSPKFLEALLALEVPELKDERITIEASARIPGSRAKIALSTMDPQIDPIGSVVGVKGVRITAVSQQLHGENIDCVEYSTIPEMFVARALSPAIIKSVQIIKSEKYDEKDKAIVTILSDQKSKAIGKSGLNIRLASMLTKCEIELVEIGDNTQSAEGSTEIPNDEKRKDTSELEALFK
- the cysS gene encoding cysteine--tRNA ligase; the encoded protein is MFIYDSVKKEKVLFEPIVENQAKIYVCGPTVYDDSHLGHARSAIAFDMLHRVLKANGLNVTMTKNFTDIDDKIIKKMNESSRSLEDITTQYINAYKADMHSLNILDNTLEPKATQNLEAMIEMINDLISKDIAYIIDDGVYFDVSKDNSYGNISKRASDENSIARVEVNTQKRNSSDFALWKFEKANDVSYEASFGKGRPGWHIECSAMIQKHLAYKDKDYQIDIHGGGADLLFPHHENEAAQTRCSSHKELAKYWMHNGFVTIDGEKMSKSLGNSFFLKDILKSYSGEVVRFYLLTAHYRTDFNFNEEDLISSKKRLDKYYRVKKRVYGSAASAANSEFKAKVLNALNDDINSSKAISIIDDMINNANDKLDKNPKDKNLKKELIANFEFINEILGICFNDAYEYFQFGINEDTKNKIEELINKRTEAKKQKDFATADSVRDELIALGISVMDTPNGVVWEKL
- the rpsR gene encoding 30S ribosomal protein S18, whose translation is MAERRKYGKKYCKYTEMKIDFIDYKNTEILKISMSERGKIMPRRLTGNSKRAQEMVELAIKRARHMALVPYIVDTKNLTDAAYAR
- a CDS encoding single-stranded DNA-binding protein; translated protein: MYNKVVMIGNLTRDIELRYLPSGAAIAKGAIATSYNYKTSTGEKKDEVCFLDFNIFNRSAEVANQYLRKGSKVLLEGRLVFEQWTAQDGTNRSRHSLRVDTMKMLDSKSDSQNGANTGYEGEYSQPQTQQPASNQYNQPQQPAQNSYAQGGIKTTTENSSYKIPEIDIDEDEIPF
- the rpsF gene encoding 30S ribosomal protein S6; protein product: MKHYETMFIVKPTMTEEETVAQIELVKANIEKNGGEIVSFDDMGTRQLAYEIEKHKRGHYYVMYFRAPTTSILELERNYRINENIIRFIFIKYESKKEVTAWTKLSDEAAKKSAAKA
- the holA gene encoding DNA polymerase III subunit delta, which produces MYKKEFDGLLRANKEFCAYMFYGQSDYLVEKYANLVATSVAAGEEIEKVYFDDFDFKYVKNKLLQSSLFASRNILLIKLNKKLNKNETTELIEACNINKDSKVIFACMGDGDFKTMGGYFTTKNNSVSVRMFTPYPGEAIQILETEARALGLKYEVSALNHLYFMHRSDLNLSVNDLKKLAILNEESISSKLVEIHCFGIGSVSLEDFLFNLLSGQLVKRDLHFLLEEGMNEINLLTQIGAFLHQLFMISSYSRTIGTPNPKEILGYIPPQNIWEKKTKLAIKIKPELFLELFNFLNDLELDLKSSKIPDHNAYIQASLRKFSDKLR